The Choloepus didactylus isolate mChoDid1 chromosome 7, mChoDid1.pri, whole genome shotgun sequence genome segment ttcacatcccccttttggtcaagaagatgttctccgtcccacgatgccaggtctacattcctccccgggagtcatattccacgttgccagggagattcactcccctgggtgtctgatcccacgtaggggggagggcagtgatttcacctttcaagttggcttagctagagagacagggccacatctgagcaacaaagaggcattcgggaggaggctcttaggcacaaccatagggaggcctagcctctcctttgcagcaactgtcttcccaagggtaaaacctgtggtagagggcccaacccatcaaaccaccagtcccctacgtctgtggCATAGACTTAGATTTGAAGGCTAAAATTGTAAAACTTAGAAAAGGCATAGGAGGATATTGACATGATCTTGGAGTACACAATAATTCCTCAGCAAGACTAACCACAAGAGACAACGGCGATACATCAAACAGCGGGCACAGGGGAGCCTGCATACCACAAAGGCAGAGGTTGCCGCTTGCAGTGAGGTTCTGGGAACCTGCTGGACTCACAATTAGGCACCAGGAAGCCCTCGCTCTGCACCCCGGGCTGAACTAAAGAGCTCTTTGGAGATGATTTGGGCAGTAGATATGTCACCTGGTGGTGCTGAGACTCCTCCTGATGTGCTCCCAGAAACAGTTAAAGCTGGAGTCTGAGGACTCCTGGGAAAGCCCAGAgaagttgaagaaactgttgagaGACTCCCAGGGACTGTCGGGGTACTAGCGAAGACTGTGGGGAGACTTGGGGTGACTGTGGGGATACTTGCAGAGATGGTAGAGGGACCTGCAGAGACACTGGGGAGCCCCGCAGAAGCACCTGGGAGCCCCACAGAGGCCCCGGGGAGACCGGCTGAGGCCCCGGGGAGCCCTGGAGAAGCACCTGGGAGCCCCGCAGAGGCACCAGGGAGACTGGCAGAGGCCCCAGGTAGCCCCGCAGAGGCACCTGGGAGCCCCGCAGAGGCCCCGGGGAGACCGGCAGAGGCCCCAGGTAGCCCCGCAGAGCCATCAGGGAGACCGGCAGAGGCACCGAGGAGCCCCGCAGAGGCACCGGGGAGCCCCGCAGATGCATTGGGGAGCCCTGCGGAGATATCACTAGAGACAGAGTTTGCAGAGACTACGTCAGAGATTCCTGATGGGATCCGCTGTGCTGTTGGGGAGAGAACAGCGATAGGTTAGGAGAGGCGGCTGTCCCCTGGTGCCAGGCCCCCATCCTCTCCCGGGCCGCGTGTACGGCCGGGGCTCACCCTGGGCAGCCGCCTCCTGCAGGccgaggagcagcagcagcagcagcgcggCGTCCATGGTGCGGGGGAGCTGCCTGGCCTGGCCGTGTCCCGGCTCTATAAAGTCTCTCGAGCCTGTGATGAGTCTCCGAAGAGCCAAGGTGTGCCAGGGACTCCATCAACACCAGCATCTCCATCCCCAGGGAGAGGTCCCCGATCTGTCCCCAGGGGATTAACCTGTCCCAGCTGATCCCAGGAAACAcaaggggagggggagagtgaGTAAGAGCCTGAGGACTCCCCCTCCTGTCCCTGGGGCTCTTCCCGACTCGGGGCCCCTCCCCCAGGTCTGAGTCTGCACCCCCAACACTGCTCCAATGTAGGAGATCCAGTTTCCCATCCCCACGTCGTCCTCTTGCTCCTAGAAGTTCACCCACTGCGGGGTCAGGACATCTGGGTCACTCAGGGAGCAGGATTTGGAGGTGTGTGTAGAGATGGGGGGAAGGAGACAGGATGGGGACTGTGCTTCTGACCCTACGGAGACCccagggcagggtgggagggggacaACTGCGCCACCTCTTGACTAGACAGCTGCGTACCGCCCAGCTTTGCAGTTCTTTGGCAGGGCAGGGCGAGGGGAGAAGAGGGGCACCAGGGGTGCACGTATGACATTCAGGCCAGGGCCCAGCTCTGAAGCCAGACGGCCTGTGCTGGAGCCCCCAACCCACCCCTGCGAGCTATGGTCTGGGCAGAGCGTTCAACCTAAGCCTTGGTTTCTTCGTCTGTCACATGGGGGTGATCTAGCTCTATGTCAAAAGAGTCATCAAAGTATTAAAGGAAATCATGTTTGTAATGTGCATGCCACACAGCAGGGTCAGCTCTGATTATATAGAAAGAGTGGGGGACCCCGGCTGGGAAAGAGGTGGGGGAGACCCTGCTGTCCTCTCAGGAAAACTCAGACGACCCCAAAGCATCTCTCTGTGCTCCCTTCTCTGTGCCCTGCTCACACCTCTCGTGTTTGCTtctctttttgtctgtttgttcccgCCATGGTCTTCTTGCTCTCCAGTACAAGTCTGGGATACCCGGGGTCTTGCTTTACACTGATGGGTGGACTGGGTCTCTACCTCTCCATTTCCCTGGTTTTGCTCTTCGCTCCTTTCCCTGACTCTGCTTAGTGTCTCGGGCTGTCTCTGCTTCCATCCCTCTGTGCCAGATCGTATTGCATTGGGGTGTGTGGGATGAGGCGAGGGGAGGCAGATGGGAAGGTGCAGGGCCTGTGCCTTTGTGTGTCCAAGTGTGTTCCAGTCTGTTGAGCATGTCCCTGTGTGTCTGGCATAATGAGGTTCTAATCCCTCTGCTactgacttgctgtgtgaccttagcaagtcacttaccctctctgggccttagtttcctatttttaaagaaagatgaaaaactaACTGGGCCCCCAGTTCCCTTTCCATTCTAGAACCCTGCAAAtctgtccttctgtctgcctTTCTGAGCACCCATGTGTAATGGTGTTGGTTTTGTGTGAGTGCACATGGCAAGGAGCAGGGGGTACAGCAGGTATTTGATGGATATTCATGTCTCCACCTCAGTATCCAGGATATGTTAGAGCAACTAAAACAAAACACTCCGGGTTGAAAGCTCCCCATTACCCAGATCCTCACCTAGAAAGCCACCGCGGTTGCCGGAGCAGGGCACTGGATTTGGGAAGAACCTTGACTAAATCCACCCCTCCCTTTTGGGCCCGCATTCCTGAGCCCTTCGGTGGCACAAATGGTGGAAATTAATTGCAGTTAATAATTAATCCCTAAAGAGCAGCAAGAGGCCCAGTCTTGGGTGGGGCCCAGGCCGGTGTGGCTGGGGTGCCTCCCTGACTCTGGCTTTCCCTCTCTGTGGATCTAGGTTCCCCCTCCTTGAGCCTCCAGacatggaggaggggagggattCAGGGTTGAGGAGGAGGGGGACCACCCTCTACTTACCCCAGGAGCCCAGCGAATGGCCCTCTCCTTGGTCCTCAAAGCCattctgggagaactggaaaatccagtTACCCAGCTTCCCCTCCCATTTCCCCCCAAACTCTTGTTCTAAGGACCAAGTAGGGAGATAGGAATAAGCCTGGTAAGGAGAGGCTGGCCGGGGCCTCAGGTATCTCTTCTGTCAGTGAGTGGAAGAAGCCAGGTGGCCGTGATGGGGGCTGAGCTGCCCGTCTTCCTCCTGCTGACCCTCCTCGGCAGCTCACGTGGGGCAGGTGAGGGCTGGATGCCTGGGTAGTCATGGTGAGAAGAGGGCAGAGGAAAGGAACTGGGGCTCCTTGGTGCCTCAGACCTGAGCTTCCAGGAATTCCAGGCTGAACCCCTGCATCCAAGAGGATCTGGGAGGGCTTTTTGGGGTGAAGAGGAATTGAGTGGGGGTGTGGAGCAGCAGGTCCTAAGCCATACCTTTGAGTCCCTAGGGCCGGGCATGACTTTGCAACTGAAGCTGAAGGAGTCTTTCCTGGGAAATTTCTCCTATGATTCCAGCTTCCTGGAATTGCTCGAGAAGGTAGTTtgttgggaagggaagggagggggctgTGTGAATTGGGATGTGTTTCTGTGAGTCTGTCTGTGTCACCCTGCTGGGTGCTGTCTCTCAGGGGTTGAGTGAGGTGCCTTCTTAAACCTCACCCCCTAACCCTTTCCCTtctccagctctgcctcctcctccatctcccaTCAGGGACCAACGTCACCCTCCATCGTGCAGGATCCCGACAGCACATCTCCTGCAAAGTCTGAGAGCAAGTAAAGCCTTGTGCCCTCTTGGCTGGGGCTTTTGGGCCCTGGGGTGCTGTGGGGAGGCCCTGACCCAGTTTTCCAGGAGGCCCCCGGCCTGCGCATGTGGCAGTAAAATTGCTGAATTCAGTGACTTGACTCCGTGTCTGGGAGCATAGGGTTGGCAGGAAAAGGGGGTTGCCCCCCCCAAGTCCCTGACTCTCCCCATTGTTAAGTAGGGGGTTCTGGAATGGACCCTCCCTCAACACCACTGTCAAAGGTCTAGAAGGAATCTGGGTGATGAACTATTTGGGAGCACACACACACTTGAAGATGAGCTCTTCAGAACATCTgggaataaaggaaaaacatttattgaattccttTATTCCAGGGATAATGCTTCCCCATTTCAGTGCTTGCAGCAACCCTAAATGTGTGTAATCTGTATCATTATcctatttaacagatgaggaaattagggCTTAGAGAGGATGTCACCTGTCTAAGGTCCATTAACAGTGGAGAGGTCACGCTCAGATGTGAGCAGAGAAGGCACCAGACAAATGTCTTGGCTCCAGCAAGGTTTTAATTTCATCTCCCTTTACTTGAGCTTTGGGGCTGGGGTCACGGCAATGCCAGACAGAGTTGTGGATGGAGCACCCCCAGGACATTTCCCCAGACCCCAGGGACCTACATGTGTCGGTCAGGGTGGAAGGTGGGGTGGGCGGCAGCTCAGGCAAGAGGTGAGGGATTCCTCACCTCAGTGACTCCCTGAGGGCGGGTAGCCGGCCGGGGGCCAGGGGCAAGGCAGGGGCTGTTCACAGTGGGTGGAGTAGCCGGCCACGGGAACATAGTCACACAGCTTGAATCTGGGTGACTTTCTTATCCTCTTGgagcctcaattttttttttaacctgcaaaatggggataataatagcatctgcttcctaggattgttgtgaggattacgTGGCTAATGGACCTAAAGCGCACACCACGGTGCCTGTCCTGTAGGAAGTGGGCAAGGATGACAGGTGTTGTTTGGAGGGAAACCCGGTCCCAACACAGGAGTCTTAGTCCCCTTAGGAGTTCAGGCTCCCCCTTACTCTGCTTTCCTCTGAGGCAGGCCCTCATCTGACTCCCCTCCTTGAGACTATCTTAACTTCTCACCAGCGCTATCAAAATGCAAGCATGCAGCCCAGACTTGACCACTCGGGGGTATTGATGATCGCTTTCTATTTTCCACAATActctcccctgcccacccccaccccccacccataaTCACCACCATGTGAAGTTAGAGATTGTCCCCTTTGGAGGAAGGTGGAGTGACAAGAGTTCACCACAGGCAGCACGGAGGAGGGGCACATAGGAAGTTGGAAAGTGAAGGCAAAAGCAGACaaaactcctcccagcctcctTTACAGCGTCCTGCCACGGTTAGCCCTGAGGAGAGGCAGATGGGGGCCCCAAAGGAACTTCCACCAATGGGCAGGTGACACCCTTGGGTCAGATGGGTAGTCCATAAACAAATTGGGGGGAGGATGTCTGAAGCCCCAAAAGGCTGGGAAGCAGACAGCTAACTGCTCCTCAGCCTGGTTCTTAGGTCTCCGGGCCTGGGATCACCAGCATATGATTTCTAATTCTTTCCCCAAAAAAATGTTCTCCCAAGACTCAAGACAGGACAGGGCAGCGAAGAAAATTCTTTGGGGTTCACTAGACCTGGGAATGGCAGAGACTAATGGCTATCCCCCTAACAgccttcctcttcctttgggaTAGTCATGTAAATTTTAGCTAACCACACGGCTATCTGAAGTTTAcctttcccaggctcccttgcagcTAAATGTGGCCATGTGATTAGAGTTTGTCCAAGGGGGTGCAAGTAGAAAGGAAGTGTGCAACTTCCTAGCAATATCTTTGAAAGGAATGGAACTTCCATTTCAGAGGATAAAAAAACCGGAGTCCCACCAATGGCCTAAAAGGCCCTAGACCCACActttccaatagaactttctgcagtgataaAAGTGCTTTATAACCTGTACTGACCAATATGatagccactagctacatgtggctatgagcacttaaaatgtggctagtgtgctgaggaatggaattttaaatttttatttcattttaattactttaGTCAAGTGGCTACAATTTGGGGCAGCACAACCAGGATGACCCTCCCTGAGCCTTTCCTGCCCCTCCCCTTGCTGACTTGGCTTCCCACTCTTCTCCCCTTCACTCACTCTGCCccaccacactggcctcctgTGAACACTCCAGGCAGCTTCCAACTTACTTTTGCTCTGGGTCTTCCTAGAACCCTCTTCTCCCAGACAGCCACATGGCTAATTGTGCAACTCCTGCAAGTCTTtgtttaaataggacctttccaGCGAATGCGTCCCTGACCACTCTGCCACCCACACATGTACCCTCACACCATTACCTTCCTCTACGTTTTTGCCCCCATAGCACTTATGACCTTTAAACATATGACGTGGtttatttctgtatctttctGGCTCTCCCCGTGAGAATGAAAGCACCACAAGGGCAGAACTTTGTTTCATTCACTCATGAATCCAAGTGTGAGAACAGGGCctagcacacagcaggtgctcgaGAATTGTCTGTTGACTGGAGgaacaaggaaaaggaaagtgccacccccttctctttccttcttccctcggCGTGCAAGTGGAGACCTGATGGTGGGGAGCTGCAGCACATCTTGGGCCCAAAGTTGGAAAGTGTGTCAGAATGGCAGAAGAGTAAGACTGAAAGGGGTGCAGGCCGCCATCATTGCAGAGTCGTGCACTCCTAAGTGCAGCGAAAAGAAGCTCCATCTTGTCCAAGTCACCACTATATCTGAAGTTTTGTTACAGCTCCCAAAAGAACCTGCATCTCATTTACTGGGTTCAGTCCAGCTCTTGAGTCTACTTGGACAACCTACTTTCATTCTCTGAATGTATTTTTCCATCTCCTTAATGGAGCTCACACCTACCTAATTAGGTTCTTGGGAGGGGAAATGGCCTTGTACATTTAGAACCATGGAGGACTCAGCCCAAGATAGGTCCTCTGTAAATAGCAGCTACTCAGAGATGCTGGAGAAAACGTAACTTAGGAGTAGAAGGGGCAGGCCCCTGAATTAGTGAGACGAGATGAGGTACGTAGGGGGTAAGGTGGGGGTCTGTGCACTGACAGCATGGAACTCgccaggggctgggtgggcagTGGGTCTCAGGTCCACAGAAGGTGGGAGTTCTCAACCCCCAGCACACCCTGCAGCCCTGCAGCCCCTCAGACCTGGGGCTCTACTCAGCACTGCTGAGGAAAGGGCCAAGGAGCAGTGAAGCTTCTATTTGGATTGCAGCAGACAGGAAGGGCCCTCAGAAGTCAGGCACTGTTAGTAAGTCCAGGGAAGAGGCAGGACCAGGGTCACTGTCTGAGCCTTCCCCACCACTAGAAAGCTCCCCTTTCTTCCCCACACGTCATCCCCATGCCCACACTCCCACAGTGGCCCCAGAGCCCAAAACCAAGAGGGTCCCTCTCTTCTTTTCCCAGACTAAGCTCTCAGGGAAGAACTGAGGCAAGaggagaagagggggaaaaaaggaccACATGCACATGTGCTCTGGATTTTAAAAGCCGGTCTGGTATTTCCTCATTCCTGAGCTTCCAGGGTGGGACTGCATCCTGAAGAAAGCCAGGGCAGGAAGGTGAGGGTCTCAAGGATGCCCGCAGTCACTCCAACCAAGCCAGTCTGCTTCCACAGTTACAAAATGAGTGGACGAAAAAGTCTCTGAGGTGCCTGAAAGCTGACAGCTGAAGAGTCTGTCTGTCCTCAAAGACAGGTCTGGGAGGAAGGGAAATGGACGGGGATGGTGGGAACTAGAGCTCAGAGCTCCCTGGAGCTGGGAGACTCATTCATCAGCTCCCGGAGGTGAGAGGCTGCCTTGTCCAATTTCGACAA includes the following:
- the LOC119539492 gene encoding elastin-like, whose product is MDAALLLLLLLGLQEAAAQAQRIPSGISDVVSANSVSSDISAGLPNASAGLPGASAGLLGASAGLPDGSAGLPGASAGLPGASAGLPGASAGLPGASASLPGASAGLPGASPGLPGASAGLPGASVGLPGASAGLPSVSAGPSTISASIPTVTPSLPTVFASTPTVPGSLSTVSSTSLGFPRSPQTPALTVSGSTSGGVSAPPGDISTAQIISKELFSSARGAERGLPGA
- the SFTA2 gene encoding surfactant-associated protein 2, which encodes MGAELPVFLLLTLLGSSRGAGPGMTLQLKLKESFLGNFSYDSSFLELLEKLCLLLHLPSGTNVTLHRAGSRQHISCKV